The Aureitalea marina genome includes a window with the following:
- a CDS encoding peptidoglycan-binding protein LysM → MRKNILLISGIGLLLWWVVSGFETPEKVDLSHYQTGEQDICYYVPNQEEIALTDQENLTYDLLLGKTYLGFKEALGFKESRGDYSVINRFGYLGKYQFGPSTLALIGIHDTAQFLVDSKLQEEAFAANLSRNKWILRRDIARFEGRVINGVRVTESGILAAAHLAGAGNVKKYLRSGGEQAFADAFGTTIGYYLKKFSGYDTSFVVPDRHAKATII, encoded by the coding sequence ATGAGAAAAAATATCTTGTTAATCAGTGGAATAGGCCTGCTTCTTTGGTGGGTGGTCAGTGGTTTCGAGACACCAGAAAAGGTGGATCTTTCCCATTACCAGACCGGCGAGCAGGACATTTGTTATTACGTACCTAACCAGGAGGAGATCGCGCTGACGGATCAAGAGAATCTGACCTACGATCTGCTACTGGGTAAGACCTATCTCGGATTTAAAGAGGCCCTTGGCTTTAAAGAATCGCGAGGAGACTATTCTGTAATTAACCGTTTTGGTTATTTGGGTAAGTATCAGTTTGGGCCATCAACCCTTGCGCTGATCGGTATACACGATACCGCCCAGTTTCTTGTAGATAGCAAATTACAGGAAGAGGCCTTTGCTGCCAATCTTTCCAGAAATAAATGGATACTCAGACGTGATATCGCACGCTTCGAGGGTAGAGTGATTAATGGAGTCCGTGTTACGGAATCCGGAATACTAGCTGCAGCTCACCTGGCCGGGGCAGGTAACGTCAAGAAATACCTCAGAAGCGGCGGGGAACAAGCCTTTGCCGACGCCTTTGGAACGACCATCGGCTATTACCTAAAGAAATTTTCCGGTTACGACACTTCGTTCGTGGTACCGGACAGACACGCGAAGGCGACTATAATCTAA